The proteins below are encoded in one region of Candidatus Thiodiazotropha sp. LNASS1:
- a CDS encoding DUF535 family protein: MFKQLSLVLQSSSKITVDPEHRRTKLSPLKYGPLLGRSLYFAMALLNSKDMFRMDQKTLSHFKHLIEAHPEAIPSIFWPYQCISWDTADRVNYLYNHFTTLPELRHQIDYLANHQCTLVDADNIYPRLRVVIDKNDLFMREGMITLNLFIGHERVFTLAFSLYKNKVNQICAIAGAIQGRRMDGITDLYRDMTKRTYGIRPRDLMIEAFQTLCRSLGVKKIYAVSESHRQHRHHFYCLKNKQNQPSLNYDEVWSDRSGIRCNGTFFELPLVPVRKPLTHIVSRKRSMYRNRYSLLERLEKAIEQSLSVLGSWALREQNYYKPDIQFAD; the protein is encoded by the coding sequence ATGTTCAAACAGCTATCTCTTGTCTTACAGTCTTCATCGAAGATTACTGTTGATCCAGAACATCGGCGAACAAAACTAAGCCCCCTCAAGTATGGTCCGCTCCTGGGACGAAGCCTCTATTTCGCCATGGCGCTCCTCAATAGCAAGGATATGTTCCGCATGGACCAAAAAACGCTGTCTCATTTCAAGCATTTGATTGAGGCACATCCCGAGGCCATTCCCAGCATCTTCTGGCCCTACCAATGTATCAGTTGGGATACAGCTGATCGAGTTAATTATCTCTACAATCATTTTACGACTCTACCCGAGCTGAGACATCAAATCGACTACCTGGCAAACCATCAGTGTACCCTTGTGGATGCGGACAATATCTATCCCAGGCTCAGGGTTGTAATTGACAAAAATGATCTGTTTATGAGAGAGGGTATGATTACACTCAATCTATTTATCGGCCATGAACGGGTCTTCACTCTGGCATTTTCGCTGTACAAAAATAAGGTCAATCAAATCTGCGCCATTGCCGGCGCGATTCAAGGTCGAAGAATGGATGGTATCACTGATCTCTATCGTGATATGACCAAAAGGACTTACGGCATCAGGCCGAGGGATCTAATGATCGAGGCTTTTCAAACCCTGTGCAGGTCATTGGGCGTAAAAAAAATATATGCCGTCTCAGAGTCACACAGGCAACATAGACACCATTTTTACTGCTTGAAAAACAAACAGAACCAACCGAGTCTCAACTATGATGAGGTCTGGTCGGATCGTAGCGGTATCCGCTGCAATGGCACTTTTTTTGAATTACCCCTGGTCCCCGTACGAAAACCGCTGACACACATCGTCTCAAGGAAGCGATCCATGTATCGGAATCGTTATAGCCTGTTGGAGAGACTTGAAAAGGCGATTGAGCAGAGCCTTTCAGTCCTTGGGTCGTGGGCATTGCGTGAACAAAATTATTACAAGCCGGACATTCAGTTTGCCGATTGA
- a CDS encoding outer membrane lipoprotein-sorting protein → MESQADTGRNLAYPSPDVEIDAAEVAKQVYFANHFYAFDNFSIKRRGSTMSVLVNKSASGSPITTAVERHLNNNYDEDDAIRSRDLAIFHSGNLRGTGMLITEYKDETKSQDYMVWLPRLRKIRRFAQPHQKDAWGGSVFTFGDVTLRKPGDETHALLGKKKMRTCLGMMDELEGKMFRYTGRMPERSCRHLDRVVYGLKSATKSKNWWYDYRISYVDTESFADYRTLYYKNDRLIKIIDRDWGLVNAEGEGDPRALFWKYWYGIDLRTGQQSLAVIPRKVVDMNSERQNSFWTERTLRKIKR, encoded by the coding sequence TTGGAATCACAGGCAGATACAGGCCGAAACCTGGCCTATCCGTCTCCCGATGTGGAGATCGACGCGGCTGAAGTAGCTAAACAGGTCTATTTCGCCAACCACTTCTATGCCTTTGATAACTTCTCCATCAAACGCCGTGGTAGTACCATGAGCGTACTGGTCAACAAGTCGGCAAGCGGCAGTCCGATAACCACGGCTGTAGAGCGACATCTGAATAATAATTATGATGAGGATGATGCCATCCGCTCCCGTGATCTGGCGATCTTCCATTCCGGGAATCTGCGCGGTACCGGCATGCTGATCACAGAGTACAAGGATGAGACGAAGAGTCAGGATTACATGGTATGGCTTCCCAGATTACGCAAGATCAGACGCTTTGCCCAGCCACATCAGAAGGACGCCTGGGGTGGCAGTGTCTTTACCTTCGGCGATGTCACTCTGCGTAAACCCGGTGATGAAACACACGCGCTGTTGGGTAAGAAAAAGATGCGTACCTGTCTTGGTATGATGGATGAACTTGAGGGAAAGATGTTTCGCTATACAGGGCGTATGCCTGAACGTAGTTGCCGTCATTTGGACAGGGTCGTATACGGCCTGAAGAGTGCGACAAAATCCAAGAATTGGTGGTACGACTATCGAATCAGCTATGTAGATACGGAAAGTTTTGCCGATTATCGTACCCTGTATTATAAAAATGACAGATTAATTAAAATTATTGACCGGGATTGGGGGCTGGTGAATGCGGAGGGAGAAGGTGATCCGAGAGCATTGTTCTGGAAATATTGGTACGGTATCGACCTGAGAACAGGTCAGCAGAGTCTGGCTGTGATACCGCGCAAGGTAGTTGATATGAACAGTGAACGACAAAACAGTTTCTGGACAGAGAGGACGTTGCGGAAAATCAAGCGATAG
- a CDS encoding AAA family ATPase: protein MYESYFGFKDTPFRLSADEKFRYAHKNYLRASAHLAYALEQGEGFVLITGQPGSGKTTLIRDVISELDETSYHTLNLVTSQLQAEELLRKVALEYGFPAESYNKATLLTVIHKHLSTLHEKGKQSILFLDEAQNLSSNGLEELRLLSNLQQGKHSLLQVILAGHEDLRRLLLGPDMEHIQQRLIAICQIDSLPPEQTQAYIIHRLEHAGWQSDPQIEDEVFHLIHMASQGVPRNINHLMSHLLLLAYLEEKHNLTGEDALTVIEELVDQQRISLTGDESFECFASNYRAEKQQQMTHQAIANQSGVSLPPKERDHWPIEQQDSISTANQSTCHSLTPANDNIAPESDSELKKPESEWFLWRDDTPRETLKEIDPETGTNTAKSDQARDCNAQTDESGIHDKGPGPELTLPNADEIWNGAINPSDMDTLFPGSKQQESIITAESSKLQSTTQPVGGEVFRDSEHHWGGVWFMSSGNNTIQPSKNLHQGATTLSDTTLPDRSILKMDHSTAVDDNLSIPAVWVEDCPDITANGNEESNHPRKVSDKVATLRRSIIHVITLVSIGVMGLLAIQIFPDRISLFFNKAEIQQSDLTDISKQIVPPLNQEDTQDKARSNSPDLDKTAKQVIEIPATSPEQDLTVTQEVSGTEAHEINQSDDFSMNLQQIANDETTVPSQSTKMIDALEAKHEARETVASKVIPLEMGESDISSFHNIELAKRYIIYFDFNTSDISSDYKPLLKSIRNKMLLDENNFLKITGYADAQGSGNYNYRLSLKRAEEVKEYFSIRGIADDRLRVAAVGPVENGGIRLESIDARRKTRRVEVILFPK, encoded by the coding sequence ATGTACGAGTCATATTTTGGATTCAAGGATACACCCTTCAGACTGAGTGCTGATGAGAAGTTTCGCTATGCTCACAAAAACTATCTGCGCGCCTCTGCACATCTTGCCTATGCACTGGAACAAGGTGAAGGATTCGTCTTGATAACCGGTCAACCCGGTTCTGGTAAAACGACCTTGATCAGGGATGTCATCTCGGAACTCGATGAAACCAGCTACCACACCCTCAACCTCGTAACCAGCCAACTGCAGGCGGAAGAACTCCTGAGAAAGGTGGCGCTGGAATATGGATTTCCCGCTGAGAGCTACAATAAGGCAACCCTGCTGACCGTTATACATAAACACCTTTCAACATTGCATGAAAAGGGAAAACAGTCGATTCTATTCCTCGATGAAGCACAAAACCTCTCCTCGAACGGATTGGAGGAACTGCGTTTATTATCCAATCTGCAACAGGGAAAGCACTCCCTTTTGCAAGTAATCCTGGCCGGCCATGAAGATCTGCGCCGGCTCTTGCTGGGTCCGGATATGGAGCATATCCAACAAAGACTGATTGCAATCTGCCAGATCGATTCTCTACCCCCGGAACAGACCCAGGCGTACATTATTCATCGACTAGAGCATGCAGGCTGGCAGAGTGACCCACAGATAGAGGATGAGGTCTTCCATCTAATTCACATGGCTTCTCAGGGTGTACCCAGAAATATCAACCACTTGATGAGCCACCTGTTGCTGTTAGCCTACCTTGAAGAGAAGCATAACCTGACCGGCGAAGATGCATTAACCGTCATAGAGGAACTGGTTGACCAGCAGCGTATTAGCTTGACCGGCGATGAGAGTTTCGAATGTTTTGCCAGTAACTATCGTGCTGAAAAACAGCAGCAAATGACACACCAAGCCATCGCCAACCAATCAGGGGTTTCCCTGCCGCCAAAGGAGCGTGATCACTGGCCCATTGAGCAGCAAGACAGCATTTCCACAGCCAACCAATCCACCTGTCATTCCCTCACACCGGCAAACGATAACATTGCTCCTGAGAGTGATAGTGAACTGAAGAAACCTGAATCCGAATGGTTTCTGTGGCGTGATGACACGCCAAGAGAAACATTAAAAGAAATCGATCCGGAGACAGGGACAAACACAGCAAAATCCGATCAAGCGCGCGATTGTAATGCGCAAACTGATGAATCCGGGATTCATGACAAGGGACCTGGACCCGAGCTAACACTTCCCAATGCCGATGAAATCTGGAACGGGGCAATTAACCCCTCGGATATGGACACACTTTTTCCCGGTAGTAAACAACAGGAATCAATCATTACCGCTGAATCATCCAAATTGCAATCAACCACTCAGCCTGTTGGTGGAGAAGTCTTCAGGGATAGTGAGCACCACTGGGGAGGGGTCTGGTTCATGTCCAGCGGCAACAACACAATACAACCCAGCAAAAACCTACATCAGGGCGCAACCACACTATCCGATACCACACTGCCGGACAGGTCGATTCTGAAGATGGATCATAGTACCGCAGTCGATGACAATCTGAGCATACCTGCAGTCTGGGTTGAGGATTGTCCGGACATCACTGCCAATGGCAACGAAGAGTCCAATCACCCTCGAAAGGTCTCCGACAAGGTTGCGACTCTGAGAAGATCCATCATTCATGTGATCACATTGGTCTCCATCGGTGTGATGGGATTACTGGCAATACAAATATTTCCAGACCGGATCAGCCTTTTTTTCAATAAAGCTGAGATACAACAATCAGATTTGACTGATATCTCAAAGCAAATTGTACCTCCATTGAATCAAGAGGACACACAAGACAAAGCGCGCTCCAATTCTCCAGACCTGGATAAGACTGCAAAACAAGTTATAGAGATTCCCGCAACCTCACCCGAGCAGGATCTGACCGTTACTCAAGAAGTAAGTGGCACAGAAGCTCATGAGATTAATCAGTCTGATGATTTTTCAATGAATTTGCAACAGATTGCAAATGACGAGACAACAGTGCCTTCTCAATCAACAAAAATGATCGATGCTTTGGAAGCCAAACACGAGGCCAGAGAAACAGTGGCTTCTAAAGTTATCCCTCTTGAGATGGGTGAATCAGATATCAGCTCGTTTCACAATATCGAATTGGCCAAGCGTTATATTATCTACTTCGATTTCAATACCTCCGACATATCTTCCGACTATAAACCACTATTGAAATCCATCCGCAACAAGATGTTGCTTGATGAGAACAATTTTTTAAAAATTACCGGTTATGCCGATGCCCAAGGAAGTGGAAACTATAATTATCGCCTGTCACTGAAGCGTGCAGAAGAGGTAAAAGAATATTTCTCCATACGCGGCATTGCCGATGACCGGTTGCGCGTTGCAGCAGTCGGTCCAGTAGAAAATGGTGGTATACGGCTGGAAAGCATCGATGCCAGACGAAAAACAAGACGGGTTGAAGTTATCCTTTTTCCTAAATAG
- a CDS encoding ANTAR domain-containing response regulator, which produces MDNKAKLLIVDKYQSSSDAMAVTLKSLGYRIVTADDTQIAAQLNINEKPDLVILDIRIPEHSLIELTSALLASGSAYVFLLQHFNDIQPKLDEGQSSLGFVVNSDDHTILLSGIESALNCARQIRYLHKEEQRCSKSLKTEKAINIVVGILMERYNLNRDSAYELLRSKARSERRRVIELAQEILDAHSIFNQLSQ; this is translated from the coding sequence ATGGACAATAAGGCAAAATTGCTGATAGTCGACAAATATCAATCATCATCTGATGCTATGGCGGTGACACTGAAGTCATTAGGCTACAGGATAGTCACAGCAGATGACACTCAAATCGCTGCTCAACTGAATATCAACGAAAAGCCTGACCTGGTCATTCTGGATATACGGATCCCGGAACATTCGCTCATTGAATTAACCAGTGCATTGCTGGCTTCAGGATCTGCCTATGTATTTCTTCTGCAGCATTTTAATGATATTCAGCCAAAGCTTGATGAGGGTCAGAGTTCTCTAGGATTTGTTGTCAATAGTGATGACCACACCATCCTGCTTTCCGGTATCGAATCAGCATTGAACTGCGCCAGGCAAATCAGATATCTGCACAAGGAAGAGCAACGATGCAGCAAGTCATTAAAGACAGAAAAAGCAATTAATATCGTTGTCGGTATCTTAATGGAACGCTACAACCTGAATCGCGACAGTGCATACGAGTTGTTACGCAGCAAGGCACGGTCAGAGCGCCGAAGAGTGATCGAACTTGCCCAGGAAATACTCGACGCCCACAGTATATTCAATCAATTAAGTCAGTAA